Proteins encoded together in one uncultured Flavobacterium sp. window:
- a CDS encoding DUF4907 domain-containing protein — translation MTMIINAKMKFFRAKIQKNLLFLLLVLQFVACTKNGAFKSEAFKTESGWGYSITYKDKIIIKQSIIPVISDSKSFSTEDDALKVAHLVVDKLNQQISPTVTKNDLILLKIKL, via the coding sequence ATGACGATGATAATTAATGCAAAAATGAAATTCTTCCGGGCTAAAATCCAGAAGAATTTACTGTTTCTTTTGCTTGTTTTACAATTTGTTGCCTGTACAAAAAACGGAGCTTTTAAATCAGAAGCATTCAAAACAGAATCTGGCTGGGGATATTCAATTACTTACAAAGACAAAATCATAATCAAGCAATCCATAATACCCGTAATAAGTGATTCTAAAAGCTTTTCGACAGAAGATGATGCCTTAAAAGTGGCTCATTTAGTCGTTGACAAACTCAATCAGCAGATATCACCAACGGTAACCAAAAATGATTTAATTTTATTAAAAATAAAATTATAA
- a CDS encoding kelch repeat-containing protein — translation MNNLKKGILFAALFSSLIFIGCSNDDNNDDLVGNWVKKSAFDGPARSSATSFVIGDYAYVATGYTGDVYLKDLWAYSSNGDYWEQKADFIGVGRSSASSFTLNEKGYIGLGYDGTNKLKDFYQYDPTSNSWTQKTDFGGTGRYAAVGFQVGGKAYFGTGYDGNYLKDFYQYNDQANTWTLVNGFSGNKRRNATVFVIDTKAYLVTGINNGVYQEDFWEFDPSTDVWTRKRDIDKNTDDDPTYNDDYAITRANASSFSMNGLGYVVGGESIKTVWEYTPSTDVWVERTPMEGAMRADAVGFAINNRGYYMLGRVGSTYFDDAWEFKPLEAQNDDDN, via the coding sequence ATGAATAATTTAAAAAAAGGAATATTATTCGCGGCACTGTTTTCGAGTCTCATTTTTATAGGCTGCAGTAATGATGATAACAATGATGATTTAGTAGGAAACTGGGTTAAAAAATCGGCATTTGACGGACCTGCAAGATCTAGTGCAACTAGTTTTGTAATAGGAGATTATGCTTATGTGGCAACTGGTTATACCGGAGATGTATATTTAAAAGATTTATGGGCATACAGTTCTAATGGAGATTATTGGGAACAAAAAGCTGATTTTATAGGCGTTGGCAGAAGTTCTGCTTCAAGTTTTACGCTAAACGAAAAAGGATATATTGGTCTGGGTTATGACGGAACCAATAAACTGAAAGATTTCTATCAATACGATCCAACCAGTAATAGCTGGACTCAAAAAACTGATTTTGGAGGAACTGGCCGTTATGCAGCGGTAGGTTTTCAGGTGGGCGGAAAAGCTTATTTTGGAACTGGTTATGATGGAAATTATCTAAAAGATTTTTATCAATATAATGATCAGGCAAACACCTGGACTCTTGTAAACGGGTTTAGCGGAAACAAAAGACGTAATGCTACTGTTTTTGTAATTGATACTAAAGCTTATTTGGTAACTGGTATAAACAATGGCGTTTATCAGGAAGATTTTTGGGAATTTGATCCATCAACTGATGTCTGGACCAGAAAACGCGACATTGACAAAAACACTGATGATGATCCTACTTACAATGATGATTATGCAATCACGCGTGCAAATGCTTCTAGTTTTTCTATGAACGGACTTGGATATGTTGTAGGCGGCGAAAGCATCAAAACAGTCTGGGAATACACTCCATCGACTGATGTATGGGTAGAAAGAACTCCAATGGAAGGTGCTATGCGAGCAGATGCTGTTGGTTTTGCAATAAACAATCGTGGTTATTATATGTTAGGACGAGTAGGTTCAACTTACTTTGATGATGCCTGGGAGTTTAAACCATTAGAAGCGCAAAATGACGATGATAATTAA
- a CDS encoding DUF6268 family outer membrane beta-barrel protein: protein MKAQESFSVNMNLKTEPTDKIDFNESSIGILFSKKLSFTNQITNTLEYSNLKVNYELNSFKSVEELSQFNQIQNKFEIKQEVSNTTKIDFAIMPSVNFQQNLDASDFFLFGSFDINQQLNSKTSIKIGLARTAIFGSPKFIPTLSINYKINEQSNVLIGFPDSNISYSNNIRNKFSLTNSFNGSFYYLDAQNKMYESATKASLSQITSAFEYERNVTKNWFLNFKAGYDFNKKYNLIDNENHNVYNFNTGNGYILGIGIKYKQ from the coding sequence ATGAAAGCACAGGAAAGTTTCTCTGTAAATATGAATTTAAAAACAGAACCAACAGATAAAATTGATTTTAACGAAAGTAGTATTGGAATCCTTTTCAGTAAAAAATTAAGCTTTACAAATCAAATAACAAATACATTAGAATACTCAAATTTGAAAGTGAATTATGAATTAAACAGCTTTAAAAGCGTTGAAGAACTGAGTCAATTTAATCAGATTCAAAATAAGTTTGAAATCAAACAGGAAGTTTCAAATACAACAAAAATTGATTTTGCGATCATGCCTTCGGTAAATTTTCAGCAAAACTTAGATGCTTCTGATTTTTTTCTTTTTGGGAGTTTTGATATTAATCAGCAATTAAATTCAAAGACTAGTATTAAAATTGGATTGGCTAGAACGGCCATTTTTGGCTCTCCCAAGTTCATTCCAACTTTGTCAATAAACTATAAGATAAATGAACAAAGCAATGTGTTGATAGGATTTCCGGATTCGAATATTTCGTACTCAAATAACATCCGAAATAAATTCAGTTTAACGAATAGTTTCAATGGAAGCTTTTATTATTTAGACGCTCAAAACAAGATGTATGAAAGTGCCACTAAGGCGAGTTTATCACAAATAACTTCGGCTTTTGAGTATGAAAGAAATGTTACTAAAAACTGGTTTCTAAATTTTAAAGCAGGATATGACTTTAACAAAAAATACAACCTGATCGATAATGAAAATCATAATGTCTATAATTTCAACACAGGCAACGGATATATTCTAGGCATTGGGATCAAATACAAACAATAA
- a CDS encoding DUF4270 family protein has translation MHKFILMFFFALSLISCGTDTDAGEFVVGSDYLALNNKVILVDTLTVDMSTINLDSLVTSGQSRILTGNYDDPIFGKVKSDSYFQLSSTVYNLVNNGSDTESVNYVFDSISMILKYDNYYFGDTTKVQTFDIHRLIQKVKPNTEDKNFYNNSALNYSSESLGTISYKPRPIGKDSINIKMSDTFGAELFQKLKKRDITDFDTFTEYLKGLVLVPSASNSSSVIGFSTATSKVRLYYSKYQADTEETPYFLDFSVLDNTKQFNAISSDKSGTLLQNLPVPTSKLVSSLTNRQGFIQSGTGVCCRIDFPNIKQFQRISASGAIVAAELVLKPVNNSYSDKYPLADSLKVYVGDNLNRISGSLLDSANKSVYGILNKKSDEFNENIGYTIPIGGFLQKEMWKQSASRSSLILTLPAISKAVNRVVLGDQKHSDNKIQLKIYYISY, from the coding sequence ATGCACAAGTTTATATTGATGTTCTTTTTTGCGCTATCGTTAATTTCATGCGGTACAGATACAGATGCCGGCGAGTTTGTTGTAGGGTCTGACTATTTAGCTTTAAATAATAAAGTTATCTTAGTAGATACTCTCACGGTTGATATGTCTACCATAAATTTAGATTCGCTTGTGACTTCCGGTCAAAGCCGAATTTTGACAGGAAATTATGACGACCCCATTTTTGGGAAGGTAAAGTCTGATAGTTATTTTCAATTATCGTCTACTGTATACAATTTAGTTAATAATGGTTCAGATACGGAGTCTGTAAATTATGTTTTTGATTCTATTTCGATGATTCTAAAATATGATAACTATTATTTTGGAGACACCACAAAAGTGCAAACATTTGATATTCATCGTCTGATTCAGAAAGTAAAGCCTAACACAGAGGATAAAAATTTCTATAACAATTCGGCATTGAATTATAGTTCAGAAAGTCTTGGCACCATTTCATATAAGCCACGACCAATTGGAAAAGATTCTATCAATATAAAAATGAGTGACACATTTGGTGCAGAACTTTTTCAGAAATTAAAGAAAAGAGATATCACGGATTTTGACACTTTTACAGAATATTTAAAAGGCCTTGTTTTAGTGCCTTCGGCTTCTAATTCTTCCAGTGTTATTGGTTTTAGTACTGCAACCAGTAAAGTGAGGTTGTATTATTCAAAATATCAGGCAGATACTGAAGAAACGCCCTATTTTTTAGATTTTTCTGTACTTGACAACACAAAACAGTTCAATGCTATTTCATCAGACAAATCAGGAACTTTACTTCAGAATTTGCCCGTTCCAACAAGCAAATTGGTTAGTTCTTTAACCAATCGGCAAGGTTTTATTCAGTCCGGAACGGGAGTTTGCTGCAGAATAGATTTTCCAAATATCAAGCAATTCCAACGTATTTCAGCAAGTGGGGCAATTGTCGCTGCCGAATTAGTTTTAAAGCCGGTTAATAATTCCTATTCAGACAAATATCCCTTAGCCGATTCTTTAAAGGTTTATGTAGGTGATAATTTGAACAGGATTAGTGGTTCTTTGCTGGATTCTGCAAATAAATCTGTCTACGGAATTTTAAATAAGAAGAGTGACGAGTTTAATGAGAATATTGGTTATACAATTCCTATCGGAGGTTTTCTGCAAAAAGAAATGTGGAAACAATCTGCTTCCAGATCTTCTTTGATTCTTACTTTACCCGCAATTTCTAAAGCAGTCAACAGAGTTGTTTTAGGAGATCAAAAACATTCAGACAATAAAATTCAGTTGAAAATTTATTACATCTCTTATTAA
- a CDS encoding aromatic hydrocarbon degradation protein — translation MKNKIVYFSGAILMSLTSFAQSISSSPYSLYGVGSLYDSDFGSLPSIGSSGIALPSDTFINNLNPASLGYLPLNHFMFDIGGKAIATTYQSGSRSEKRNNFQFSHIAFAFPVTKNSGFSVALRPYSSATFKISNLKLPISDSQEYYYLTAAGSGGLNNFDFSYGYRFGKKLSVGASAAVLFGNTRDDRSFLIANSVTTMSKKTNYSGLRATFGAQYKIDSTFTIATTFKLPAQIGASKVQSVQTIANDVTTSIESNVATDIDDYYLPLEIGVGISKRFKNNLNMTLDYEKSLWNNTNQSELYGNFVNQDRFALGFSYNSRKNARRYWDTVQYSTGLNFDTGYLEVDGKRVNNAAISVGISLPIENTFSAVNISYSYGQKGRISDNLIKENYHKISLNLSLDGIWFVKRKIE, via the coding sequence ATGAAAAATAAAATAGTTTATTTCAGTGGCGCTATTTTAATGTCGCTGACTTCATTTGCACAAAGTATTTCGAGTTCTCCTTATTCATTATATGGAGTAGGAAGTTTGTACGATTCTGATTTTGGATCGCTTCCTTCAATTGGTTCTTCAGGTATTGCATTACCTTCAGATACGTTTATAAATAATTTAAATCCGGCGTCATTAGGTTATTTGCCTCTGAATCATTTTATGTTTGATATTGGGGGAAAAGCGATTGCGACAACTTATCAGAGTGGTTCAAGAAGCGAAAAGCGCAATAATTTTCAATTTTCGCATATTGCTTTTGCATTTCCGGTTACTAAAAACTCTGGATTTAGTGTTGCCTTACGTCCTTATTCAAGTGCAACATTTAAAATCTCCAATTTAAAACTACCAATTTCAGACAGCCAGGAATATTATTATTTAACTGCAGCGGGTTCCGGCGGATTAAACAATTTTGATTTTTCGTATGGATATCGGTTTGGAAAAAAACTTTCTGTAGGAGCATCGGCTGCTGTTTTGTTTGGAAACACTAGGGATGATAGAAGTTTTCTAATCGCAAATTCAGTAACGACAATGAGTAAAAAAACAAATTATAGTGGTTTGCGGGCTACATTTGGGGCTCAGTATAAAATTGATTCAACTTTTACAATTGCTACAACCTTTAAGTTGCCAGCACAAATTGGGGCTTCTAAAGTTCAATCGGTTCAAACAATTGCAAACGATGTAACAACCAGTATAGAGTCTAATGTTGCAACCGATATAGATGATTATTATTTGCCTTTAGAAATTGGAGTAGGAATTAGCAAGCGCTTTAAGAACAATTTAAACATGACTCTTGATTATGAAAAGAGTTTATGGAACAACACAAATCAGTCTGAATTATATGGAAATTTTGTTAATCAAGACAGATTTGCACTTGGGTTTTCTTATAATTCCAGAAAAAATGCCAGAAGATATTGGGACACGGTTCAGTACTCTACAGGTTTGAATTTTGACACCGGTTATCTTGAAGTCGACGGAAAAAGAGTTAACAACGCAGCCATTTCTGTTGGAATTTCACTGCCAATTGAAAACACTTTTTCCGCCGTAAATATTTCTTATTCGTATGGACAAAAAGGAAGAATCTCAGATAATCTTATCAAAGAAAACTACCATAAAATATCCCTGAATTTATCTTTGGATGGAATTTGGTTCGTCAAGCGAAAAATAGAGTAG
- the murI gene encoding glutamate racemase, producing MTNNNPIGVFDSGIGGTSIWNAIHDLLPNEKTIYLADSKNAPYGQRTKEEIVALSKKNVDFLLEQNCKIIVVACNTATTNAIRELRAEYDIPFIGIEPAIKPAATNSKTQVIGILATQGTLNSELFNKTAEMFQHTTIIEQVGHGLVQLIEDGNLNSPEMTQLLESYLQPMIDANIDYLVLGCSHYPYLIPQIKKILPEHIQIIDSGEAVARQTQNVLREKVGFTDTPNNDPTFYVNSNPEVLKSILNYKYPVIEKDF from the coding sequence ATGACGAACAACAATCCTATAGGCGTTTTTGATTCTGGTATTGGAGGAACTTCCATCTGGAATGCCATTCATGATCTGCTTCCAAACGAAAAAACAATTTATTTAGCCGATAGTAAAAATGCTCCTTATGGTCAAAGAACCAAAGAAGAAATTGTTGCTTTGAGCAAAAAAAATGTTGATTTTTTACTAGAGCAAAATTGCAAGATTATCGTTGTTGCTTGCAACACCGCTACAACAAATGCTATAAGAGAACTTCGTGCTGAATATGATATCCCATTTATAGGAATTGAACCTGCAATAAAACCTGCAGCCACAAATTCGAAAACACAAGTCATTGGCATTCTGGCTACACAAGGAACATTGAATAGTGAGTTATTTAATAAAACTGCCGAAATGTTTCAGCATACCACAATAATTGAGCAAGTTGGTCACGGGCTTGTGCAGCTTATTGAAGACGGAAATCTAAATTCGCCAGAGATGACTCAATTATTAGAATCGTATTTACAACCAATGATTGATGCTAATATTGACTATCTGGTATTGGGTTGTAGCCACTATCCGTATTTGATTCCGCAGATAAAAAAGATTTTGCCGGAGCATATTCAAATTATTGATTCCGGAGAAGCAGTTGCCAGACAAACTCAAAACGTCTTACGCGAAAAAGTTGGTTTTACTGATACTCCAAATAACGACCCAACATTTTATGTCAATTCAAATCCTGAAGTTTTAAAATCGATTTTAAATTATAAATACCCTGTAATCGAAAAAGATTTTTAA
- a CDS encoding OmpH family outer membrane protein, with protein sequence MMKQFKTLLIAAILILGASNTINAQAKVAHVDVSEIMSKMPAMLDAQNQLQKLSGTYDAEYKKMVDEYQVKIKKYEAEAATVTEAVNGDRSKEVQDMQKRIVDYRDNAQKELQQKETDIVKPLMEKVRAAIQKVGKAKGFQYVLDGSTLLLADGPNITADVKKDLGF encoded by the coding sequence ATGATGAAACAATTCAAAACTTTACTAATTGCTGCCATTTTAATTTTAGGAGCAAGTAACACAATTAACGCACAAGCTAAGGTAGCTCATGTTGATGTTAGCGAGATTATGTCGAAAATGCCTGCAATGCTAGATGCTCAAAACCAATTACAAAAATTAAGCGGTACATATGATGCAGAATACAAAAAAATGGTTGACGAATACCAAGTAAAAATTAAAAAGTATGAAGCTGAAGCTGCAACTGTAACTGAAGCTGTAAACGGAGATCGTTCTAAAGAAGTTCAAGACATGCAAAAAAGAATTGTTGACTATAGAGACAATGCACAAAAAGAGCTACAACAAAAAGAAACTGATATCGTAAAACCATTAATGGAAAAAGTAAGAGCTGCTATCCAAAAAGTTGGAAAAGCTAAAGGTTTCCAATATGTTCTTGACGGTTCTACTTTATTGTTAGCTGATGGTCCAAACATTACTGCTGATGTTAAAAAAGATTTAGGATTCTAA
- a CDS encoding OmpH family outer membrane protein has product MRKQFLFIFLALIVANTSQAQGKTTRIGYIDMEYILENVSDYKDAKAQLELKAQKWKQEIEAKKLNINTLKENLKAEKALLTKELIDERETEIKFLEDEMLDYQQKQFGPDGSLIYQKKALVKPIQDQVFTAVQDIAEAKNYDFVFDKSSDLTMLFSNKRFDISDQVLRILNRTDKREQLTKKQLKDQEAKESKENAIDESPALQDRQKALDEKKAARDKLIEDRRLEQEAKKKEYDDRRKAIQAEREAKKNGTVSETAKTTDATKTDGTAKTATPTGTETTPATPAVDKAAERQKLYEQRKKELEDRRKKILEEREAAKKAKEAETQKSNTTNN; this is encoded by the coding sequence GCACAAGGAAAAACGACTAGGATTGGCTACATCGATATGGAGTACATTTTGGAAAATGTTTCTGACTATAAAGACGCAAAAGCCCAACTAGAGTTGAAAGCTCAAAAATGGAAACAAGAAATTGAAGCTAAGAAATTAAACATCAATACTCTTAAAGAAAACCTTAAAGCTGAAAAAGCGCTTCTTACCAAAGAGTTAATTGATGAAAGAGAAACTGAAATCAAATTTCTTGAAGACGAAATGTTAGATTACCAACAAAAGCAATTTGGTCCTGATGGAAGTTTAATTTATCAAAAAAAGGCGTTGGTAAAACCTATACAAGATCAGGTTTTTACAGCTGTCCAAGATATAGCTGAAGCTAAAAATTATGATTTTGTGTTTGACAAATCATCAGATTTAACAATGCTTTTCAGTAACAAAAGATTTGACATTAGCGATCAGGTTTTACGTATTTTAAACAGAACTGACAAACGTGAACAATTGACTAAAAAACAATTAAAAGATCAGGAAGCTAAAGAAAGTAAAGAAAATGCTATTGATGAAAGTCCAGCATTACAAGACAGACAAAAAGCATTAGACGAAAAGAAAGCTGCCAGAGATAAACTAATTGAAGACAGAAGATTAGAGCAGGAAGCTAAGAAAAAAGAATACGACGACAGAAGAAAAGCAATTCAGGCAGAGCGAGAAGCTAAAAAAAATGGCACGGTTTCTGAAACAGCAAAAACAACGGATGCTACTAAAACCGATGGTACAGCAAAAACTGCAACACCAACAGGAACTGAAACAACTCCGGCAACACCAGCAGTAGATAAAGCTGCAGAAAGACAGAAACTCTACGAGCAACGTAAAAAAGAATTAGAAGACAGAAGAAAGAAAATTTTAGAAGAAAGAGAAGCGGCTAAAAAAGCAAAAGAAGCCGAAACACAAAAATCAAATACGACCAATAATTAA